One genomic region from Chthoniobacterales bacterium encodes:
- a CDS encoding HAD family hydrolase, with translation MKKLLLFDIDGTLIDTGGTGFPALQQALQDSFGIEDDLSHISLAGATDTNICREILAHHGIEPTAANIARYLDSYLHHLQMLLPEKSGRVLPGILELLGKLQSRPGLVVALLTGNLIRGAEIKLAHFGIWHFFEFGAFADDHHVRNELGHFAKARALEKHGVEFPPEAIYVIGDTPKDIACGRAIGAKTVAVATGEYSRDELESYQPDFVFENFSETAHAIERLGW, from the coding sequence TTGAAAAAACTCCTTCTCTTCGACATCGACGGCACCCTCATTGACACCGGCGGCACCGGGTTTCCCGCCTTGCAACAAGCGTTGCAGGACAGTTTCGGCATCGAGGACGATCTGAGTCACATCAGTCTCGCCGGGGCGACGGATACGAATATTTGCCGCGAGATTCTGGCGCATCACGGGATTGAGCCGACGGCGGCGAACATAGCGCGCTACCTCGACAGCTACCTGCACCATTTGCAGATGTTGCTCCCGGAGAAAAGCGGACGCGTGCTGCCGGGCATCCTCGAACTGCTGGGAAAACTCCAGTCGCGTCCGGGCCTCGTCGTCGCCCTGCTCACCGGCAATCTCATTCGCGGGGCCGAGATTAAGCTCGCCCACTTCGGCATCTGGCATTTCTTCGAGTTTGGCGCGTTTGCCGACGATCACCACGTGCGCAACGAGCTGGGGCATTTCGCGAAGGCGCGCGCCTTGGAAAAGCACGGCGTCGAATTTCCACCGGAGGCGATCTATGTTATCGGCGACACCCCGAAAGACATCGCTTGCGGTCGGGCCATCGGCGCGAAAACGGTCGCCGTCGCCACCGGCGAATACAGCAGGGACGAGTTAGAGAGTTATCAGCCTGATTTCGTTTTTGAGAATTTCTCGGAAACCGCCCACGCCATCGAGCGGCTCGGCTGGTAA
- a CDS encoding PA0069 family radical SAM protein, translated as MQPRDSNLTRGRGAGLNPKNRFEKLEYVADPDAELDPDDELRPLRTQFLKDATQSIITYNNSPDIGFEASLNPYRGCEHGCAYCFARPTHEFLGFSAGLDFESKIVVKENAPELLHAELSARKWKPQVLIMSGVTDCYQQIERTLEITRRCLGVMAEFRQPVGIITKNHLVTRDIDHLKTLAAHQAALVNISITTLDAELAKTLEPRASAPSRRLAAVEELSAAGIPVRVLMAPCIPGLNDHEMPAIFAAVAKAGARGVGYVPLRLPGAVAPVFEDWLERTLPGQKEKILSRVRAMRGGKLNDPRFGSRMSGEGFYATEMRNLYQLARHKAGFPKEMPELSTAAFRVPTNQLSLF; from the coding sequence ATGCAACCGCGCGATTCGAACCTAACTCGCGGTCGCGGGGCGGGATTGAACCCGAAAAACCGCTTCGAGAAGCTCGAATACGTCGCTGATCCTGATGCGGAGTTAGATCCAGATGACGAACTGCGTCCGCTGCGCACGCAGTTTCTGAAGGACGCTACGCAGTCGATCATCACTTACAACAACAGCCCCGATATTGGTTTCGAGGCCAGCCTGAATCCGTATCGGGGTTGCGAACACGGCTGCGCCTATTGCTTCGCACGGCCGACGCACGAGTTTCTGGGGTTTTCTGCCGGGCTGGATTTTGAATCGAAGATCGTCGTGAAAGAGAACGCGCCCGAACTCCTCCACGCCGAGCTTTCGGCCCGAAAGTGGAAACCGCAGGTGCTCATCATGAGCGGTGTCACGGATTGTTATCAACAGATCGAGCGTACCCTGGAAATCACCCGCCGCTGTCTCGGAGTGATGGCGGAATTTCGTCAGCCGGTTGGCATCATTACGAAAAATCACCTCGTCACGCGCGACATCGACCACCTGAAAACGCTCGCCGCGCATCAGGCGGCGCTGGTGAATATTTCCATCACCACGCTGGACGCCGAGCTGGCGAAAACACTCGAACCCCGCGCCTCCGCTCCCAGCCGGCGACTCGCCGCCGTGGAGGAACTGAGCGCGGCGGGCATCCCAGTGAGAGTCCTCATGGCTCCATGTATTCCGGGGCTGAACGACCACGAGATGCCCGCAATCTTTGCGGCGGTCGCGAAGGCTGGGGCGCGCGGCGTGGGTTACGTTCCCCTGCGGCTGCCGGGTGCGGTCGCGCCCGTTTTCGAGGATTGGCTGGAGCGAACGCTGCCGGGGCAGAAGGAGAAAATTTTGAGCCGGGTTAGGGCGATGCGTGGCGGCAAATTGAACGATCCGCGTTTCGGCTCCCGGATGAGCGGCGAAGGTTTCTATGCGACTGAAATGCGAAATCTTTACCAGCTCGCCCGTCACAAGGCCGGCTTCCCCAAGGAAATGCCCGAGCTTTCCACGGCGGCCTTCCGTGTGCCGACGAATCAGTTGTCGTTGTTCTAA
- a CDS encoding NAD(P)H-dependent oxidoreductase subunit E has translation MDLPTDFAAKIDETITHYPVSKRSATLPLLHLFQEEMGYISDETITWIATKLELQPINVLEVVTFYPMFRRKPAGLHHIRVCRTLSCAMGGSYELMDHFCQKAGIHRHEHGGHGDPISVSEDGKFSIEFVECLASCGTAPVCMIGDDFYEGVTHDEATTLLDNCADKEEYAV, from the coding sequence ATGGACCTTCCCACTGACTTTGCTGCCAAGATCGACGAAACGATTACCCATTATCCCGTTTCCAAACGGTCGGCCACCCTGCCGCTGCTGCACCTGTTTCAGGAGGAAATGGGCTACATCAGCGATGAAACGATCACCTGGATTGCAACCAAACTCGAGTTGCAGCCGATCAACGTCCTCGAAGTCGTCACGTTTTACCCGATGTTTCGCCGCAAACCGGCGGGATTGCATCACATTCGCGTTTGCCGCACGCTCTCCTGCGCAATGGGCGGGAGTTACGAGTTGATGGACCATTTTTGCCAGAAAGCGGGCATTCACCGGCATGAACATGGCGGCCACGGCGACCCGATTTCCGTGAGCGAGGATGGAAAATTTTCCATCGAATTTGTCGAATGCCTCGCCAGTTGCGGCACCGCGCCGGTTTGTATGATTGGCGACGATTTCTACGAGGGCGTGACCCACGACGAGGCGACCACGCTCCTCGACAACTGCGCCGACAAGGAAGAATACGCCGTTTAA
- a CDS encoding DsbA family protein — translation MPAIRVTYYLEVLSSWCHWAEPTWTALQARYAAVAEFDWKIALMEASAFPESLEQCDWFYRRSGTIRRSPYKLNPGWFETGQGQFLPPSLMALAAKQMGVADDSVRMALAHAALIEGQKVADWQIAAEVASRATGIFPQELLEKARSPEILQAAQVSTEEFRQLQVTQRPAFLIESPIGDRAVFSGLVHFTPLAATIDAMLEDAAGYASYEAHFGKTGAVSECDSH, via the coding sequence ATGCCCGCCATCCGGGTCACCTATTATCTGGAAGTCCTTTCCTCATGGTGTCACTGGGCGGAACCGACTTGGACTGCACTGCAGGCGAGATACGCCGCAGTCGCCGAGTTTGATTGGAAGATCGCCCTCATGGAGGCGTCCGCATTTCCCGAGTCCCTCGAGCAATGCGATTGGTTTTACCGGCGCAGCGGCACGATTCGCCGCTCGCCCTATAAGTTGAACCCTGGCTGGTTTGAAACTGGCCAGGGTCAATTTTTGCCTCCGAGTCTAATGGCTCTCGCAGCGAAACAGATGGGAGTTGCAGACGATTCCGTGCGGATGGCCCTAGCGCACGCTGCCCTCATCGAGGGGCAAAAAGTCGCGGACTGGCAGATAGCAGCCGAAGTCGCATCACGGGCGACCGGCATTTTTCCGCAGGAGCTTTTGGAGAAGGCGCGGTCGCCAGAAATTCTCCAGGCAGCGCAGGTTAGCACCGAGGAATTTCGCCAGTTGCAGGTAACGCAACGTCCGGCGTTTCTGATTGAGAGCCCCATCGGCGATCGGGCTGTTTTCTCCGGTCTGGTGCATTTCACGCCGCTTGCCGCGACCATCGACGCGATGTTAGAAGATGCCGCTGGCTATGCCTCCTACGAGGCGCATTTTGGCAAGACCGGAGCAGTTAGTGAGTGCGATTCACATTAA
- a CDS encoding prepilin-type N-terminal cleavage/methylation domain-containing protein → MSPVLIFPGFFKRKIGFTLTEILISMTLLAIIFLSITSTFLVLNRQSSRSRIGTAAVVMAQQEIDDVMSARPYTATSSVPQILRVQSEGGTLATGDSWAASGTDASGRAYSVVISPVGLQIGANKGTTIVNGQLLRKITIINSSLRQVDVTVGYNYRGSNSATNNASYTYTTQAAFESAYRYQVRFSTFRSLDE, encoded by the coding sequence ATGTCGCCCGTCCTCATATTTCCTGGTTTTTTTAAGAGAAAGATCGGCTTCACTCTGACGGAAATCCTGATTTCCATGACTTTGCTCGCGATTATTTTCCTGAGCATCACCTCGACTTTTCTGGTGCTGAACAGGCAGAGCTCCCGGAGCCGGATCGGAACGGCGGCTGTCGTCATGGCCCAGCAGGAGATTGATGATGTGATGTCGGCCCGGCCTTACACGGCGACGAGCAGCGTTCCGCAGATTTTGCGGGTGCAATCCGAGGGCGGCACTCTGGCCACGGGAGATAGCTGGGCCGCGTCGGGCACGGATGCCAGTGGACGTGCTTACAGCGTGGTGATTTCCCCGGTGGGACTCCAGATTGGGGCGAACAAAGGCACGACCATCGTCAACGGGCAGTTGCTCCGGAAGATAACGATCATCAATTCGTCTTTGCGTCAGGTGGACGTGACCGTGGGCTACAACTATCGCGGCAGCAACAGCGCGACCAACAACGCTTCCTACACCTACACCACTCAGGCGGCTTTCGAGTCAGCCTACCGATACCAAGTCCGCTTCAGCACTTTCCGCTCACTCGATGAATAA
- a CDS encoding FKBP-type peptidyl-prolyl cis-trans isomerase encodes MKFTPLALVAALTITSFAQAEDLKEPKDKVSYSIGVDIGSTIKRQGIEIDPDKVLLGLKDAYSGGKLALTDEEMKSTMETFQKEMMAKMAKKREDDGKKNKEIGEKFLAENKKKDGVKTTASGLQYKIITEGKGEKPKETDTVVTNYRGTTIDGKEFDSSYKRNEPAEFPLAGVIKGWTEGLQLIPVGTKAQFYIPAELAYGDNAPPEIGPGQTLIFDVELLSIKAPEAAAPDAAASATPATAAPDQKPAEKK; translated from the coding sequence ATGAAATTCACCCCTTTGGCACTCGTTGCCGCACTCACCATCACCTCTTTTGCGCAAGCTGAAGACCTCAAAGAACCCAAAGACAAAGTCAGCTACAGCATCGGCGTCGATATTGGTTCCACCATCAAGCGCCAGGGCATCGAGATCGATCCCGACAAAGTATTGCTCGGCCTGAAGGACGCCTACAGCGGCGGCAAACTCGCCCTCACCGACGAGGAAATGAAGTCCACGATGGAGACGTTTCAGAAGGAAATGATGGCCAAGATGGCCAAGAAGCGTGAAGACGACGGCAAAAAGAACAAGGAAATCGGCGAGAAATTCCTCGCGGAGAACAAGAAGAAGGACGGCGTGAAAACCACCGCTTCCGGTCTGCAATACAAGATCATCACCGAAGGCAAAGGCGAGAAACCGAAGGAAACCGACACCGTTGTCACCAACTATCGCGGCACGACCATCGACGGCAAAGAATTCGACAGCTCCTACAAGCGCAATGAGCCTGCGGAATTTCCTCTCGCTGGCGTGATCAAGGGCTGGACCGAAGGTCTCCAACTCATCCCCGTCGGCACCAAGGCCCAATTCTACATTCCAGCGGAACTCGCTTATGGCGACAACGCTCCTCCCGAAATCGGACCAGGCCAGACCCTAATCTTCGACGTCGAGCTTCTCAGCATCAAGGCTCCTGAAGCCGCCGCACCAGACGCGGCTGCCAGCGCCACTCCAGCAACTGCGGCACCCGACCAGAAACCTGCGGAGAAGAAGTAA
- the gatB gene encoding Asp-tRNA(Asn)/Glu-tRNA(Gln) amidotransferase subunit GatB, whose amino-acid sequence MKPGLIVTIGLEVHVQLKTRSKMFCGCPVEFGAEPNTHTCPVCLGMPGALPVMNLQALKLTALTGLMLKCEIPEICKFDRKHYFYPDMPKNYQITQFDQPICLGGGVPLHDLAYPKDHQKKITTPNKIIGLTRIHLEEDVAKSFHFDANTGIDFNRAGSPLMEIVSEPDIASPEEAFAYLTSLRQVLVYGNVSDADMDKGQMRVDCNISVRPASQKDYNAKIELKNLNTVSGVRRALAFEIERQTEAVENGVVLKQETRRWDDDAGETYLMRVKETSADYRYFPDPDLLPVKTEAFMTEVRTLVPELPTQKRDRYVSDYAVSPYDASVIANDLDLCTYFEAAVKTARKPKGIANWMLNDLLSALSAANLTIASSPIQPELLDELVNLVDDGKINGKQAKEVFADMFATGKSAGVIVEEKGLKQESDSGAIETICLQVIGENPKSVEDYRAGKVAAVNFLKGQVMKLSKGKANPAIVGDLLVKLLG is encoded by the coding sequence ATGAAACCCGGATTGATCGTCACCATTGGACTGGAAGTCCACGTCCAGCTTAAGACTCGCAGCAAGATGTTCTGCGGCTGCCCCGTGGAGTTTGGAGCGGAACCTAACACGCACACCTGCCCCGTCTGTCTCGGCATGCCGGGCGCATTGCCGGTAATGAATTTGCAGGCACTGAAACTTACTGCGCTGACAGGTTTGATGTTGAAATGCGAGATTCCCGAGATCTGCAAATTCGACCGCAAACACTACTTCTATCCGGACATGCCGAAGAACTACCAGATCACACAATTCGACCAACCGATTTGTCTCGGCGGCGGCGTTCCGCTGCACGATCTGGCCTACCCAAAAGATCACCAAAAGAAGATTACGACTCCTAACAAAATCATCGGGCTCACTCGCATTCATCTGGAGGAGGATGTCGCGAAAAGTTTCCACTTCGATGCGAACACTGGGATCGATTTTAACCGGGCCGGATCGCCGTTGATGGAGATTGTTAGCGAGCCCGACATTGCATCACCCGAAGAGGCGTTTGCCTATCTAACCTCGCTGCGCCAAGTGTTAGTCTATGGCAACGTGAGCGACGCCGACATGGACAAGGGCCAGATGCGTGTGGACTGCAACATTTCCGTGAGACCCGCATCGCAGAAAGACTACAACGCGAAGATCGAGCTGAAGAACTTGAACACCGTCAGCGGAGTTAGACGCGCGCTGGCTTTTGAGATCGAGCGCCAGACCGAAGCAGTGGAAAATGGAGTTGTTCTCAAGCAGGAAACCCGCCGCTGGGACGACGACGCAGGCGAGACCTATCTCATGCGCGTGAAGGAAACTTCCGCTGACTATCGTTACTTCCCCGATCCCGATTTGCTGCCGGTGAAAACGGAAGCGTTTATGACGGAAGTTCGCACGCTGGTGCCTGAGTTGCCGACGCAAAAACGCGACCGCTATGTGAGTGATTACGCTGTAAGTCCGTATGACGCCTCAGTGATTGCCAACGATCTCGATCTTTGCACCTATTTCGAGGCGGCGGTGAAGACTGCGCGCAAGCCAAAGGGTATCGCCAACTGGATGCTCAACGATCTTCTCAGCGCCCTGAGCGCGGCCAATCTAACTATTGCGTCATCGCCCATCCAACCAGAGTTGCTGGATGAATTGGTTAACCTCGTGGACGACGGAAAAATCAATGGCAAGCAGGCGAAGGAAGTCTTTGCCGATATGTTTGCCACTGGCAAATCGGCCGGCGTGATCGTCGAGGAAAAAGGGCTCAAACAAGAGAGCGACAGCGGCGCGATTGAAACGATCTGCCTGCAAGTCATCGGCGAAAATCCGAAGTCGGTCGAAGACTATCGCGCTGGAAAAGTGGCAGCGGTGAACTTCCTCAAGGGACAAGTCATGAAGCTCAGCAAAGGAAAAGCGAATCCCGCCATCGTCGGCGATTTGTTAGTCAAGCTGCTGGGTTGA
- a CDS encoding CvpA family protein, giving the protein MTLAENTFAGLTVLQIALVSLTLLIITMNVWSGWQNGIVRQVLRIFAILAGYIAGYKLGPVLTPMVPDVAVLGSVQPAVISLLTGFLTYLFLRFLINMLFRKTREQESAIMRFIYGIGGATIGLFFSVFFLVVFLAGIRLLGTVVDAQFHVAEKRHEKLPDDTRTTVMTQFSKARQAIENGPVAAVVETIDPTPTTVYKTLDRVTTMTADPDAMNRFFNYPGTKKLMQHPALKKLADDPQVQVMVQKKDYVGLMQNPKVAEMLKDDSLRTQLKTFEFNKALDYSLKPGPIAPAKPSPTPLNTILY; this is encoded by the coding sequence ATGACGCTCGCCGAGAACACTTTCGCGGGTCTCACCGTGCTACAAATCGCATTGGTTAGTCTCACGTTGCTCATCATCACGATGAACGTCTGGTCAGGCTGGCAAAACGGCATTGTGCGCCAGGTGCTGCGAATCTTCGCCATCCTCGCGGGCTACATTGCAGGCTACAAGCTAGGTCCGGTTCTAACTCCGATGGTGCCCGATGTGGCGGTGCTCGGCTCCGTGCAGCCAGCAGTGATTTCCCTCCTCACTGGCTTCCTCACCTACCTGTTTCTGCGCTTCCTAATCAACATGCTTTTCCGCAAAACGCGCGAGCAGGAATCCGCCATCATGCGCTTCATTTACGGCATCGGCGGCGCGACGATCGGGTTGTTCTTCAGCGTGTTCTTTCTAGTAGTTTTTCTGGCAGGCATCCGATTGTTAGGAACCGTCGTGGACGCTCAATTTCACGTGGCCGAGAAACGTCATGAGAAGCTGCCCGACGACACGCGCACTACAGTCATGACGCAATTCTCGAAGGCGCGTCAGGCGATTGAAAACGGTCCCGTCGCTGCAGTAGTCGAGACGATTGATCCGACTCCGACGACAGTTTACAAAACGCTGGATCGCGTCACCACGATGACCGCCGATCCAGATGCGATGAATCGGTTTTTCAACTACCCCGGAACGAAGAAATTGATGCAGCATCCCGCATTGAAAAAACTAGCGGACGACCCGCAAGTTCAGGTCATGGTTCAGAAGAAAGACTACGTCGGTCTGATGCAAAATCCCAAAGTCGCGGAGATGTTGAAGGACGATTCTTTGCGGACGCAGTTGAAGACGTTCGAGTTCAACAAAGCTCTGGACTACTCGCTCAAGCCCGGTCCGATTGCACCCGCCAAACCCTCCCCCACTCCTCTCAACACCATTCTCTACTAA
- the infC gene encoding translation initiation factor IF-3, whose product MQQPPRVNGRIRAREVRVIVASTNEQLGVLKLTDAIKHAQQAGLDLVEVAPNANPPVCRIVDFGKYRYEIAKQEKEKKATTSKLKEVKFRVNIDEHDYMTKIRRAEQFLDKGNKVKTQLQFRGREMAHQDLGYALMQRVKADLATMSAVETEPKMMGRSINMMLSPLPAARRKLKWTTKDDADLDEEEEEDDEGDEAED is encoded by the coding sequence ATACAGCAACCACCCCGTGTCAATGGCCGCATACGCGCTCGAGAAGTGCGCGTCATCGTGGCGTCCACTAATGAGCAACTTGGCGTCTTGAAACTGACCGACGCCATCAAGCACGCGCAGCAAGCCGGCTTGGACCTCGTCGAAGTCGCTCCCAACGCCAACCCCCCAGTTTGCCGCATCGTCGATTTCGGCAAATACCGTTACGAGATCGCCAAGCAGGAAAAGGAAAAGAAGGCTACCACCAGCAAACTCAAGGAAGTCAAATTCCGGGTCAATATCGACGAGCACGATTACATGACGAAGATTCGTCGTGCCGAGCAGTTCCTCGACAAGGGCAACAAGGTTAAAACCCAACTCCAGTTTCGCGGACGCGAAATGGCGCACCAAGATCTGGGTTACGCGCTGATGCAACGCGTCAAAGCCGATCTCGCCACCATGTCAGCCGTGGAGACCGAGCCGAAAATGATGGGCCGCAGCATTAACATGATGCTCTCCCCGCTCCCCGCCGCCCGCCGCAAACTGAAGTGGACGACCAAGGACGACGCCGACCTCGACGAGGAGGAAGAAGAAGACGACGAGGGCGACGAAGCGGAGGATTGA
- a CDS encoding alkaline phosphatase, with amino-acid sequence MLVRSLFSLLLLAISLQAAPKGVVLLIADGTSLELLTAARIYQGGVASKLNLETMPQSAFVSTYSYDGMVTDSGAAATALARGFKADNQAVGSPPPGKPSAPSIVDLAKKAGWATGVITDDSVTGGTPAPFVIEHDHREEEYIIANLEAQNLGKNCDFLLGGGQRYFQGGPPGGGSTKFVPVFNSTVSTLTASNIQIFDSWDKWMAAPPADLRKPILGIFAPFKLDFIADGDRKPHLEDMVSEGLRLLQSSGKPWLLIAEAGLPDKACHLNNMKRALEEVLVLDRTVALIRQKIGPDVLFLVTTDHNTGGLTLNPGLPIRTKGDALLKTSPITKLPVLTFASGPGGVLDTTVTPPDPSVDYTAPEAVSPALIHSGAAWHSGGNVWLLGQGPGSEKVHGFLDNTDIFQIMAAAISEK; translated from the coding sequence ATGTTAGTCCGCTCACTTTTCAGCCTGCTGCTTCTAGCTATTTCGCTGCAAGCGGCGCCGAAGGGAGTCGTGCTGCTGATTGCCGACGGAACTTCGCTGGAACTACTCACCGCCGCGCGCATTTATCAGGGCGGTGTTGCGTCCAAACTCAATCTGGAAACCATGCCGCAGTCGGCTTTTGTGAGCACGTATTCCTACGATGGAATGGTGACCGACTCCGGCGCTGCCGCGACCGCGCTGGCTCGTGGTTTCAAGGCCGACAACCAGGCCGTCGGTTCTCCGCCGCCGGGAAAACCGAGCGCGCCGAGCATTGTGGATCTCGCAAAGAAAGCGGGGTGGGCCACGGGCGTGATCACCGACGACAGCGTGACCGGCGGCACTCCCGCGCCGTTTGTGATCGAGCACGATCATCGCGAGGAGGAATACATTATTGCCAATCTGGAAGCGCAAAATCTCGGTAAAAACTGCGACTTTCTCCTCGGCGGCGGCCAGCGTTACTTCCAGGGCGGGCCACCCGGAGGCGGGAGCACTAAATTTGTGCCTGTCTTTAATTCGACTGTTTCCACCCTGACAGCATCTAACATCCAAATCTTCGACTCGTGGGACAAATGGATGGCCGCGCCGCCCGCCGATTTGCGGAAGCCGATCCTGGGAATTTTTGCCCCTTTCAAACTGGACTTCATCGCCGATGGCGACCGCAAGCCGCACCTCGAGGACATGGTTTCCGAAGGACTCCGGCTTTTGCAAAGCTCGGGAAAACCTTGGCTGCTCATCGCCGAGGCCGGGCTTCCGGACAAGGCCTGTCATTTAAACAACATGAAGCGAGCTCTTGAGGAAGTGCTCGTGCTGGATCGCACCGTCGCTCTGATCCGCCAAAAGATCGGGCCAGACGTCCTCTTTCTCGTCACGACCGACCACAACACGGGGGGACTCACCTTAAACCCTGGGCTACCGATTCGCACGAAGGGCGATGCTTTGTTAAAGACCAGTCCGATCACGAAACTGCCCGTGCTCACCTTCGCCAGCGGCCCCGGCGGCGTGCTCGATACGACTGTCACTCCGCCCGACCCGTCGGTGGATTACACCGCGCCGGAGGCTGTTTCTCCGGCGTTGATTCATAGCGGAGCCGCCTGGCACAGCGGCGGTAATGTCTGGCTCTTAGGCCAGGGCCCGGGCAGTGAAAAGGTTCACGGTTTCCTCGATAACACGGACATTTTCCAGATCATGGCTGCCGCTATTTCGGAAAAATAA
- the aroC gene encoding chorismate synthase: MSSQLGQLFRISTWGESHGGGVGVVIDGCPARLELSEADIQVDLDRRRPGQSEIVTPRDEADECRILSGVFQGKTLGTPISIVVMNKDARPSAYTEMETAFRPSHADFTYEEKYGIRNHQGGGRASARETIGRVAAAAVAKKLFAHIAPQLEVLAYVKSIYNIEAEVDPSTVTFSAIEGNIVRCPDAAAVEKMIALIKQMRTDGNSVGGVVECVIRNCPTGLGEPVFDRLEADLAKGMLSLPATKGFEIGSGFSSTRMTGAEHNDPFVMREGKVRTTTNFSGGTQGGISNGEDIFFRVAFKPTATITRSQQTVTKSGEATELAARGRHDPCVLPRAVPMVEAMAWLTLADHWLRQRATDIVPR; the protein is encoded by the coding sequence ATGTCGAGTCAACTGGGCCAGCTATTTCGCATTTCCACCTGGGGTGAATCCCACGGGGGCGGCGTTGGCGTGGTCATTGATGGCTGCCCGGCGCGACTGGAACTCAGCGAGGCCGATATTCAAGTCGATCTCGACCGGCGGCGTCCGGGTCAAAGCGAGATCGTGACCCCGCGCGACGAAGCGGACGAATGCCGGATTTTGAGCGGCGTTTTCCAGGGAAAAACCCTCGGGACTCCCATTTCCATCGTGGTGATGAACAAGGACGCGCGCCCGTCGGCTTACACCGAGATGGAGACCGCGTTTCGCCCATCGCACGCAGATTTTACCTACGAGGAAAAATACGGGATTCGCAATCATCAAGGCGGCGGTCGCGCGTCGGCCCGCGAGACAATTGGCCGCGTGGCGGCGGCGGCGGTCGCGAAGAAACTTTTCGCCCACATCGCACCGCAACTCGAGGTGCTGGCCTACGTGAAATCGATCTACAACATCGAGGCCGAAGTCGATCCGTCTACGGTGACTTTCAGTGCTATCGAAGGTAACATCGTGCGCTGTCCCGACGCGGCTGCGGTGGAAAAAATGATCGCGCTGATCAAACAAATGCGGACCGACGGCAACTCGGTCGGCGGCGTCGTCGAATGCGTCATCCGAAATTGTCCGACCGGCCTCGGCGAGCCCGTTTTCGACCGGTTGGAAGCCGACTTGGCAAAAGGAATGCTCAGTCTGCCCGCGACTAAAGGCTTTGAGATCGGTTCCGGTTTTTCCAGCACGCGCATGACGGGCGCGGAGCATAACGATCCTTTTGTGATGCGTGAGGGAAAGGTCCGCACGACGACGAATTTCTCCGGCGGCACCCAGGGCGGCATCTCGAATGGCGAGGACATTTTCTTTCGTGTCGCCTTCAAACCCACGGCCACGATTACGCGCTCGCAGCAGACCGTCACCAAATCCGGCGAAGCAACAGAACTCGCCGCCCGCGGACGCCACGATCCATGTGTGCTGCCGCGCGCCGTGCCGATGGTCGAGGCCATGGCCTGGCTAACATTAGCCGATCATTGGCTGCGGCAGCGCGCGACCGATATCGTTCCCCGCTAA